From the genome of Nitrospirota bacterium, one region includes:
- the purN gene encoding phosphoribosylglycinamide formyltransferase has product MKKVKIGVLVSGRGSNLQAIIDNIGKGSLSAELAVVISDQADAFALERARTHGIPAVHVSAKGFKGRREEYDALLAGELKKHGVELVCLAGFMRIITKTLVSAFPSRMMNIHPALLPSFPGLHVQKAAIEHGVRFSGCTVHFVDEGMDTGPIIIQAVVPVLDNDTEDTLSARILKQEHKIYSRAIQLFADGRLMVKGRRVLVAGPEEKSGEFLINP; this is encoded by the coding sequence ATGAAAAAAGTAAAGATCGGCGTGCTCGTCTCCGGCCGGGGCTCGAACCTCCAGGCAATCATCGACAACATCGGGAAGGGATCGCTCTCTGCCGAGCTCGCCGTCGTGATCAGCGACCAGGCCGATGCTTTTGCGCTCGAGCGTGCCCGCACGCACGGCATCCCGGCCGTTCACGTGAGCGCCAAGGGCTTCAAGGGCAGGCGCGAAGAATATGACGCCCTCCTGGCCGGCGAGCTCAAAAAACACGGCGTAGAGCTTGTCTGCCTTGCCGGGTTCATGCGTATCATCACGAAGACCCTTGTGAGCGCCTTCCCCAGCCGCATGATGAACATCCACCCCGCCCTACTGCCGTCATTTCCCGGGCTTCATGTCCAGAAGGCCGCCATCGAGCACGGCGTTAGATTCTCGGGCTGCACCGTTCATTTCGTGGACGAAGGCATGGACACCGGGCCGATCATCATTCAGGCCGTGGTGCCGGTCCTGGACAACGACACCGAGGACACTCTTTCCGCCCGCATTCTGAAACAGGAACACAAGATCTATTCCCGCGCCATACAGCTCTTTGCTGACGGGAGGCTCATGGTCAAGGGCAGGAGGGTATTGGTAGCCGGCCCGGAGGAAAAAAGCGGCGAATTTCTGATCAATCCATAA
- a CDS encoding radical SAM protein gives MIIPFFIPHAGCPHQCVFCDQRNITGRKTADEPSSLHRTVNRYLESRTSEEPCQIAFYGGTFTALPPATQKAYLEAAQPFIASGRVRSIRLSTRPDCISREVLGLLKEHRVETVELGVQSLDDTVLILSGRGHTAADTVHAARLLREYGFRVGLQLMPGLPGDSAETFRETVAGTISLAPDFVRLYPALVIRDTPLEELYRTNRYAPLALDEAIAVCKHALLRFAAKGIDVIRIGLQPTEELEKAGTVIAGPYHPAFRQLVESAILLDSMRTALEHGKVPATAVFLVHPLDISNAAGQHRSNIAALKTQFGLKAVSLRPESGMPRRTVVLAHV, from the coding sequence ATGATCATCCCCTTCTTCATTCCCCATGCCGGATGCCCCCACCAGTGCGTTTTCTGCGATCAGAGGAACATCACCGGCCGGAAAACCGCTGACGAACCATCATCCCTGCATCGAACCGTAAACCGCTATCTCGAGTCCCGCACTTCAGAAGAGCCGTGCCAGATCGCGTTTTATGGAGGCACGTTCACCGCTCTTCCCCCCGCGACGCAGAAAGCGTACCTCGAGGCCGCGCAGCCCTTCATCGCATCCGGCAGGGTCAGGAGCATCAGGCTGTCCACGCGGCCAGACTGCATCTCGCGGGAGGTCCTCGGTCTTCTGAAGGAGCATCGCGTCGAAACCGTCGAGCTCGGTGTCCAGTCCCTCGATGATACGGTCCTGATTCTCTCCGGCCGCGGCCATACGGCCGCTGACACGGTTCATGCCGCGCGCCTCCTGCGGGAGTACGGCTTCCGGGTGGGACTGCAGCTGATGCCCGGCCTGCCCGGCGACTCGGCGGAAACCTTCCGGGAGACCGTCGCGGGAACCATCTCCCTGGCACCCGATTTCGTGCGCCTCTACCCCGCTCTCGTGATCAGGGACACGCCGCTCGAAGAGCTGTACCGAACCAACAGGTATGCACCCCTCGCGCTCGACGAGGCCATTGCGGTCTGTAAGCACGCTCTCCTGCGGTTCGCAGCAAAAGGCATCGACGTCATACGGATCGGGCTTCAGCCGACGGAGGAACTGGAAAAGGCCGGAACGGTCATTGCCGGTCCCTACCACCCGGCCTTCCGTCAGCTCGTGGAGTCCGCGATACTGCTGGACAGTATGAGGACTGCGCTGGAGCACGGGAAGGTCCCGGCAACCGCTGTTTTCCTGGTCCATCCCCTCGACATCTCCAATGCGGCAGGGCAGCATCGTTCGAACATCGCGGCACTGAAGACGCAGTTCGGTCTGAAGGCCGTCAGCCTTCGACCGGAATCAGGCATGCCGCGCAGAACAGTTGTCCTGGCACACGTATGA
- a CDS encoding pyridoxal phosphate-dependent aminotransferase: MRNNIVSPGADELKYEIREIVAVAKEFGRLGIEVIWENIGDPVQKGEKIPGWIKDIVIEASREDMTYAYSPTKGLEATREFLAQLANTNGKVRITKEDIIFFNGLGDAISKIYGQLRREYRVIGPSPAYSTHSSAEAAHAGAEYISYNLDPRNLWYPDLSDLRMKVKYNPAISGIQIINPDNPTGAVYPKEVLQEIVAIAREYDLFIVCDEIYINMAYNGKRAVPLAEVIGDVCGISMKGISKELPWPGSRCGWIEVYNQKEDPVFAKYVKSILDDKMLEVCSTTLPQKVIPTIFGDKRFPGHVEQRNKRYERRSNVAYDLLKDIKGIVVNRTNGAFYMTVMFEESALNGRQSLPVKDKAVKDLVEKITDNVALDKRFVYYLLATTGICVVPLTGFNCSLKGFRITLLENDEARFEQIFRTVREKIIEYLKSA, encoded by the coding sequence ATGAGAAACAATATTGTATCGCCGGGCGCGGACGAGCTGAAATACGAGATCAGGGAGATCGTGGCAGTTGCCAAGGAGTTCGGCAGGCTGGGCATCGAGGTCATCTGGGAGAACATCGGCGACCCCGTACAGAAGGGCGAGAAGATCCCCGGCTGGATCAAGGACATCGTCATCGAGGCAAGCCGCGAGGACATGACCTACGCCTACTCCCCCACGAAGGGGCTCGAAGCGACGCGCGAGTTCCTGGCCCAGCTGGCGAACACGAACGGCAAGGTCAGGATCACGAAAGAGGACATCATCTTCTTCAACGGCCTGGGCGACGCGATCAGCAAGATCTACGGCCAGCTCAGGCGGGAGTACCGCGTGATCGGCCCGAGCCCTGCCTACAGCACCCACTCCTCCGCAGAGGCGGCCCACGCCGGCGCGGAGTACATATCCTATAATCTCGACCCGCGCAACCTCTGGTACCCGGACCTGAGCGATCTCAGGATGAAGGTGAAATACAACCCCGCGATCTCCGGGATCCAGATCATCAATCCCGACAACCCCACAGGCGCCGTCTATCCCAAGGAGGTGCTCCAAGAGATCGTAGCCATCGCCCGCGAGTACGACCTGTTCATCGTCTGCGACGAGATCTACATCAACATGGCCTACAATGGCAAACGGGCGGTCCCGCTTGCGGAGGTGATCGGCGACGTGTGCGGCATCTCGATGAAGGGCATCTCCAAGGAGCTCCCCTGGCCCGGCTCGCGCTGCGGCTGGATCGAAGTGTACAACCAGAAGGAAGACCCTGTGTTCGCCAAGTACGTGAAGAGCATCCTGGACGACAAGATGCTCGAAGTGTGCTCCACGACGCTGCCCCAGAAGGTGATCCCCACGATCTTCGGCGACAAGCGCTTCCCGGGCCATGTGGAACAGAGGAACAAGCGGTATGAGCGCAGGTCGAACGTCGCCTACGACCTCCTGAAGGACATCAAGGGGATCGTCGTGAACCGGACGAACGGCGCGTTCTACATGACGGTCATGTTCGAGGAATCGGCGCTGAACGGCAGGCAGTCGCTCCCCGTGAAGGACAAAGCGGTCAAGGACCTCGTAGAGAAGATCACGGACAACGTGGCGCTCGACAAGCGGTTCGTTTACTACCTGCTCGCGACCACGGGCATCTGCGTAGTGCCGCTCACGGGCTTCAACTGCAGCCTGAAGGGCTTCCGGATCACGCTGCTCGAGAACGACGAAGCCAGGTTCGAACAGATCTTCAGGACTGTGCGCGAGAAGATCATCGAGTATCTGAAAAGCGCGTAG
- a CDS encoding IS5 family transposase gives MAVRLTDEQWELIREHFPEENIPDGRPGRKPVPTRKVLEGVLWILNTGAQWHMLPQCYPNYKTVHRRFQQWCRNDVLRDALCQLANTLRESGAIDEREAFIDATFSPAKGGGDGIGPTKRGKGVKIMAIVDRNGLPLAVTTHAANHHEVTLVQLTFDFYMIEAKPEKLIGDKAYDSDRLDDDLKKDGIEMIAPHKKNRVMQPTQDGRVLRRYKRRWLVERFWSWLHWQRRLVVRWEYYMTNFLGFVQLASICILLKQF, from the coding sequence ATGGCCGTGCGTCTGACAGACGAGCAATGGGAACTCATCCGGGAGCATTTCCCGGAAGAGAACATTCCCGATGGTCGCCCTGGACGCAAGCCCGTACCCACCCGCAAAGTCCTCGAAGGTGTGCTCTGGATACTGAACACCGGCGCCCAGTGGCACATGCTGCCGCAGTGCTATCCGAACTACAAGACGGTTCATCGTCGCTTTCAACAGTGGTGCCGTAATGACGTACTGCGCGATGCATTATGCCAGTTGGCGAACACCCTGCGCGAGTCTGGAGCGATAGATGAACGCGAGGCCTTCATCGATGCCACCTTCTCACCTGCCAAGGGCGGAGGAGATGGCATCGGCCCGACAAAACGCGGAAAAGGCGTGAAAATCATGGCTATCGTGGATCGCAATGGCCTGCCGCTGGCCGTCACTACCCACGCCGCTAATCACCATGAGGTCACGCTCGTTCAACTGACCTTCGACTTCTATATGATCGAAGCGAAGCCGGAGAAACTGATCGGCGACAAAGCCTATGACAGTGACCGCCTCGATGATGATTTGAAAAAAGACGGCATTGAGATGATTGCGCCGCATAAGAAGAATCGGGTAATGCAACCAACGCAAGACGGTCGAGTGTTGCGTCGCTATAAGCGTCGTTGGCTTGTTGAAAGATTCTGGTCTTGGCTTCATTGGCAACGTCGTCTCGTCGTTCGCTGGGAATACTACATGACGAACTTTCTCGGCTTCGTGCAGCTAGCATCCATTTGCATCCTGCTCAAGCAATTTTGA
- a CDS encoding alcohol dehydrogenase catalytic domain-containing protein: protein MKVGVYYKNSDVRVEERPQPAVGDRDILVKVMACGLCGSDLLEWYRIKRAPLVLGHEPAGIVVETGKLVRSVKPGDRVFVTHHVPCNACYHCLTGHETACTTFQNVNNFEPGGFSQFLRVTGRSVDTGTFVLPDSVSFEQATFIEPLATAVRALRTVGLKPAQSVLVCGSGIAGLLIVKLARAMGAGPVIATDVSPYRLEKARQYGARHTIAAGEDVPAFIKRINEGRLADTVILCAGALPAARTALMSAERGGTILFFAVPKPGETLNVDFNPFWRDDITIKTCYGAAPVDNMQALDLIKQGTVDVSDMVTHRFGIDRIGEAFMTGAMTDSCLKIIVEPNQ from the coding sequence ATGAAAGTCGGTGTCTACTACAAGAATAGCGACGTTCGTGTGGAAGAGCGTCCGCAGCCCGCTGTCGGCGACCGTGACATCCTGGTCAAGGTGATGGCCTGCGGGCTCTGCGGAAGCGACCTGCTGGAGTGGTACCGGATAAAACGCGCCCCGCTCGTGCTCGGTCACGAACCCGCCGGCATTGTTGTAGAAACCGGAAAGCTCGTGCGCTCGGTTAAACCGGGGGACCGCGTTTTTGTGACCCACCATGTTCCCTGCAACGCCTGCTACCACTGCCTGACCGGCCACGAAACCGCCTGCACGACCTTCCAGAACGTCAATAACTTCGAGCCCGGCGGTTTTTCGCAATTTCTGCGTGTGACGGGCAGGAGCGTCGATACGGGAACATTTGTGCTTCCCGACTCCGTGAGCTTCGAGCAGGCAACCTTTATCGAGCCGCTGGCAACGGCGGTGAGGGCACTGAGGACCGTGGGGCTGAAACCGGCCCAGAGCGTGCTCGTATGCGGAAGCGGCATCGCCGGCCTGCTCATCGTCAAGCTGGCCCGTGCCATGGGCGCGGGTCCCGTCATTGCCACCGATGTCAGCCCCTACCGTCTTGAGAAGGCGCGTCAATACGGGGCCCGGCACACGATCGCAGCCGGGGAGGACGTGCCGGCGTTCATAAAAAGGATCAATGAGGGGCGACTGGCGGATACCGTCATCCTGTGCGCGGGCGCGCTGCCTGCGGCACGGACAGCGCTGATGTCTGCCGAGCGCGGAGGCACGATACTGTTCTTTGCGGTCCCGAAACCGGGCGAGACCCTGAATGTGGATTTCAATCCGTTCTGGCGGGACGATATCACGATCAAGACCTGCTACGGCGCTGCGCCGGTGGATAATATGCAGGCGCTTGATCTTATCAAACAGGGTACCGTGGATGTATCCGACATGGTGACGCACCGGTTCGGCATCGACCGGATCGGAGAAGCATTCATGACCGGTGCGATGACCGACAGCTGCCTGAAGATCATCGTAGAGCCGAACCAATAG
- the lsrF gene encoding 3-hydroxy-5-phosphonooxypentane-2,4-dione thiolase produces MAEQDFSKKEKEYHLDVPQTCEAFFLKGSNSYDWGMKNRLARIFNPRSGKTVMLAFDHGYFQGPTTGLERIDVTIRPLAPYADALMLTRGTLRSLIDPSVANPIVMRASGGPSILKELSDERIAVDMEDALRMNVSAVAVQVFIGGANETQTVHNMTRLVDMGMRYGMPVLGVTAVGKELTRDARYISLATRMLAELGASFVKTYFVPDFEQVTAACPVPIVIAGGKKLPEREALQMARDAIDQGASGVDMGRNIFQSDSPVAMIGAVRKVVHENCGVKEAYEYYLDTKK; encoded by the coding sequence ATGGCAGAACAGGATTTCTCGAAGAAGGAAAAGGAGTATCATCTTGACGTCCCGCAGACGTGCGAAGCGTTTTTCCTGAAGGGATCGAACTCGTATGACTGGGGAATGAAAAACCGCCTGGCCCGCATTTTCAATCCCAGATCCGGGAAGACCGTGATGCTTGCGTTCGACCACGGGTATTTCCAGGGTCCCACGACCGGGCTCGAGCGCATCGACGTGACGATCCGGCCGCTCGCGCCTTACGCAGACGCCCTGATGCTGACGCGCGGGACCCTGCGCTCCCTCATCGATCCCTCGGTTGCCAACCCGATCGTCATGCGCGCGAGCGGAGGTCCGAGCATCCTGAAAGAGCTGTCTGACGAGCGGATCGCCGTCGACATGGAGGACGCGCTGCGCATGAACGTGAGCGCCGTGGCCGTGCAGGTCTTTATCGGCGGCGCCAACGAGACCCAGACGGTCCACAACATGACCCGGCTCGTGGACATGGGCATGCGCTACGGCATGCCGGTGCTCGGCGTGACGGCGGTCGGCAAGGAACTGACACGCGACGCGCGGTACATCAGCCTTGCAACCCGCATGCTTGCCGAGCTTGGCGCTTCTTTTGTGAAAACCTATTTTGTGCCGGACTTCGAGCAGGTCACCGCCGCATGTCCGGTGCCGATCGTCATTGCGGGCGGGAAAAAGCTTCCTGAACGCGAGGCCCTTCAGATGGCGCGGGATGCGATCGACCAGGGCGCCTCGGGGGTGGACATGGGCAGGAACATTTTCCAGTCCGATTCCCCCGTTGCCATGATCGGGGCCGTGCGAAAGGTTGTGCACGAAAACTGCGGCGTCAAGGAAGCGTACGAATATTATCTGGACACAAAGAAATAG
- a CDS encoding cation-translocating P-type ATPase → MQFHRMNGDEVLAELGSRREGLSPEEARERLVRHGRNELAEKRGKGPLLMLLGQFTDLMIIILIAAAVISGIIGEAADAAAIIVIVVLNALLGFIQEYRAERAMAALKKMAASNAAVMRSGAIETVPASELVPGDVVLLDAGRIVPADMRLLEAVRLSVEEAVLTGESLAVEKQTSVVGGENAPLGDRKNMLYRGTFITYGRGVGVVTATAMQTELGRIAAMIQGEEEGKTPLQKRLAAFGVRLAYAVLVICAVIFTAGLLRGEEPVGIFLVAVSLAVAAIPEALPAVVTISLALGARKMVQQNALVRKLPAVETLGSVTYICTDKTGTLTQNRMTVEEMWVDGMSEARHGDTGTRRLGENTQHQDESAFLSLRLPATASPRQIFLTALALSNDAQRDAAGRVVGDPTEAALLSLAHAKGYDKKALESSWPRIAELPFDSDRKLMTTFHRLPPASRPTSLIQGTSVSFTKGAVEVLLRKSTKVLTSGGIGEIAVREVLAVSDRMAGDGLRVMAVGMRTWDGVPEVLSLEGAEQDLVLLGLVGMIDPPREEARDSVALCRGAGITPVMITGDHPLTARAVARRVGILESDDPAAIMTGPELAALSLDEFGQRVESVRVYARVAPEQKLTIVRALQDKGHFVAMTGDGVNDAPALKRADIGVAMGVTGTDVAKEASSLILLDDNFATIVKAVKEGRRIYDNIRKFVKYLLSTNSGEIWTLFLAPFLGLPIPLQPIHILWINLLTDGLPALALSLEPQEGDVMKRPPRSPRESIFSHGLGVHAVWVGLLMAGVVLSVQLGAIRFGDSHWQTMVFAVLCFLQLGHVMAIRSERASLFTQGVLSNKPLLASVLAMIALQLLTIYVPAMNAVFKTQPLSALELTLVLLLSSAVFFAVEIEKVFKRRQKTA, encoded by the coding sequence GTGCAATTCCATCGGATGAACGGAGACGAAGTCCTGGCCGAACTGGGGAGCCGGCGCGAGGGCCTGTCCCCGGAAGAGGCGCGGGAGCGCCTGGTGCGGCATGGCCGGAACGAGCTTGCCGAGAAGCGCGGCAAGGGCCCCCTCCTGATGCTGCTCGGCCAGTTCACGGACCTCATGATCATCATCCTGATCGCTGCGGCCGTCATTTCGGGCATCATCGGGGAGGCTGCTGATGCCGCCGCCATTATCGTGATCGTGGTGCTGAACGCCCTCCTCGGGTTCATCCAGGAGTACCGGGCCGAGCGGGCAATGGCGGCGCTTAAGAAGATGGCCGCGTCGAACGCGGCGGTCATGCGGTCGGGCGCCATTGAAACCGTGCCGGCTTCCGAGCTCGTTCCCGGCGACGTTGTCCTGCTCGATGCCGGCAGGATCGTGCCCGCCGACATGAGGCTCCTCGAAGCGGTGCGGCTGAGCGTGGAAGAGGCCGTGCTGACGGGCGAATCGCTGGCTGTCGAAAAACAGACGAGTGTCGTCGGCGGGGAGAACGCGCCTCTCGGCGACAGGAAGAACATGCTCTACCGTGGCACGTTCATCACCTATGGCCGGGGCGTCGGCGTCGTTACGGCAACAGCCATGCAGACCGAGCTCGGCAGGATCGCGGCCATGATCCAGGGCGAGGAGGAGGGGAAGACGCCGCTCCAGAAGCGGCTTGCCGCCTTCGGCGTGCGGCTTGCGTACGCGGTGCTCGTGATCTGCGCTGTTATTTTCACGGCAGGGCTGCTCCGGGGAGAAGAGCCGGTCGGGATATTCCTGGTTGCCGTGAGCCTTGCGGTTGCGGCCATCCCCGAGGCGCTGCCCGCGGTGGTCACGATCTCCCTTGCCCTTGGCGCACGGAAGATGGTGCAGCAGAACGCCCTGGTCAGGAAACTCCCCGCCGTCGAGACCCTCGGCTCCGTCACGTACATCTGCACGGACAAGACCGGGACGCTGACACAGAATCGGATGACGGTCGAGGAGATGTGGGTGGACGGGATGAGCGAAGCAAGACACGGGGACACGGGGACACGGAGACTCGGGGAAAATACCCAACACCAAGATGAATCCGCTTTTTTGTCACTGCGTCTCCCCGCCACTGCGTCTCCCCGTCAGATTTTTCTCACCGCTCTCGCCCTCTCGAACGACGCTCAGCGTGACGCTGCCGGAAGGGTGGTCGGCGACCCGACCGAGGCCGCGCTGCTTAGCCTGGCCCATGCGAAGGGATACGACAAAAAAGCGCTCGAGTCGTCGTGGCCCCGCATTGCCGAGCTTCCCTTTGATTCCGATCGAAAGCTCATGACCACGTTTCATCGATTGCCCCCCGCCTCCCGTCCCACGTCCCTCATCCAGGGGACCTCTGTTTCCTTCACCAAGGGAGCCGTGGAGGTCCTTCTCCGAAAATCAACCAAGGTCCTGACCTCGGGGGGGATCGGGGAGATCGCTGTACGGGAGGTCCTCGCCGTGAGCGACCGGATGGCCGGGGACGGGCTCCGGGTCATGGCCGTCGGCATGCGGACCTGGGACGGGGTCCCGGAGGTTCTCTCCCTTGAGGGGGCGGAGCAGGACCTCGTGCTCCTCGGCCTTGTTGGCATGATCGACCCGCCGCGGGAAGAGGCAAGGGATTCCGTGGCGCTCTGCAGGGGCGCGGGCATCACGCCGGTGATGATCACCGGTGACCACCCGCTGACCGCGCGGGCAGTCGCAAGGCGCGTGGGAATCCTGGAGAGCGACGATCCCGCGGCGATCATGACCGGGCCCGAGCTCGCGGCGCTCTCCCTTGACGAGTTCGGGCAGCGCGTCGAGTCCGTCCGCGTGTACGCGCGCGTGGCGCCCGAGCAGAAGCTCACTATCGTCCGTGCCCTCCAGGACAAAGGGCACTTCGTGGCAATGACCGGCGACGGCGTGAACGATGCCCCCGCCCTCAAGCGCGCCGACATAGGAGTGGCAATGGGCGTCACCGGCACCGACGTGGCCAAGGAAGCGTCGTCACTGATCTTGCTCGACGACAACTTCGCGACGATCGTGAAGGCCGTGAAGGAGGGCCGGAGGATCTACGATAACATCCGGAAGTTCGTCAAATACCTCCTGTCGACGAACTCGGGCGAGATCTGGACGCTCTTTCTCGCGCCCTTCCTGGGCCTCCCCATCCCGCTTCAGCCGATCCACATCCTCTGGATCAACCTGCTGACCGACGGCCTGCCGGCGCTTGCCCTCTCCCTGGAGCCGCAAGAGGGCGATGTGATGAAGCGGCCGCCGCGCAGCCCCCGGGAGAGCATCTTTAGCCACGGGCTCGGCGTCCATGCGGTCTGGGTCGGCCTCCTCATGGCGGGGGTCGTACTCTCGGTGCAGCTCGGGGCCATCCGGTTCGGCGACAGCCACTGGCAGACCATGGTCTTTGCCGTGCTCTGCTTCCTGCAGCTGGGGCATGTTATGGCCATCCGCTCCGAGCGGGCGTCCCTGTTCACGCAGGGAGTGTTGAGCAACAAGCCGCTCCTGGCCAGCGTTCTTGCGATGATCGCACTCCAGCTGCTGACGATCTATGTCCCGGCCATGAACGCGGTGTTCAAGACCCAGCCCCTGAGCGCTCTTGAGCTGACGCTCGTCCTTCTCCTGTCCTCCGCGGTGTTCTTTGCCGTGGAGATTGAGAAGGTCTTCAAGCGGCGCCAAAAAACAGCTTGA
- the purM gene encoding phosphoribosylformylglycinamidine cyclo-ligase yields the protein MTITYKDAGVDIDAGDLFVQKIKPYVKSTFRPEVMTHIGGFGGLFALKKYREPVLVSGTDGVGTKLKIAFLTNRHDTVGIDLVAMCVNDIIVQGAEPLFFLDYFATGRLKPQEHSEIVKGIAEGCRRSGCALIGGETAEMPSFYGEDEYDLAGFAVGVVEKKKIIDGRKIRPGDQLIGLASSGLHSNGFSLVRKALLEKAGYGMDDLLSELNGKTLGEVLLTPTRIYAKTILALLKEFDIRGMAHITGGGITENTPRMLPKGTAALIRKGTWDVHPVFNLVRKKAGVDDEEMFRDFNMGIGMVLAVPAKQAEAVMKKAKKLGEKASHIGEIIKGKQVVKYS from the coding sequence ATGACCATCACGTACAAAGACGCCGGCGTTGACATCGATGCCGGCGACCTCTTCGTCCAGAAGATCAAACCCTACGTCAAATCCACGTTCCGTCCCGAGGTCATGACCCACATCGGCGGCTTCGGAGGGCTCTTCGCGCTCAAGAAGTACCGGGAGCCCGTGCTGGTCTCCGGCACGGACGGCGTGGGCACCAAGCTCAAGATCGCCTTCCTGACGAACAGGCACGACACCGTCGGCATCGACCTCGTGGCAATGTGCGTGAACGATATCATCGTCCAGGGCGCGGAGCCCCTCTTCTTCCTTGATTACTTTGCAACGGGCAGGCTCAAGCCGCAGGAGCATTCAGAGATCGTGAAAGGCATTGCCGAGGGCTGCAGACGGTCCGGGTGCGCGCTCATCGGAGGCGAGACGGCAGAAATGCCGTCCTTCTACGGCGAGGATGAATACGACCTGGCGGGGTTCGCCGTGGGCGTGGTCGAAAAGAAGAAGATCATCGACGGGAGGAAGATCAGGCCCGGGGACCAGTTGATCGGACTTGCTTCGTCCGGCCTGCACAGCAACGGTTTTTCCCTCGTCCGGAAGGCCCTGCTCGAGAAAGCCGGATACGGCATGGACGATCTCTTGTCCGAGCTCAACGGCAAAACGCTGGGAGAGGTGCTGCTCACGCCCACGAGGATCTATGCAAAGACCATCCTTGCGCTGCTCAAGGAATTCGACATCCGCGGCATGGCGCACATCACCGGCGGCGGCATCACGGAGAACACGCCGAGGATGCTCCCCAAGGGAACGGCCGCCCTGATCAGGAAGGGCACCTGGGACGTGCACCCCGTCTTCAATCTCGTGCGGAAGAAGGCGGGCGTGGATGACGAGGAGATGTTCCGGGACTTCAACATGGGCATCGGCATGGTCCTCGCGGTGCCCGCGAAGCAGGCCGAAGCCGTGATGAAGAAGGCAAAGAAGCTTGGGGAAAAGGCCTCGCACATCGGCGAGATCATAAAAGGAAAGCAGGTTGTAAAGTATTCATAG
- the rnc gene encoding ribonuclease III, giving the protein MSRLPELQQRIAYRFRDPELLEQSLTHKSYANENRVASHNERMEFLGDSVLNLVVSEYLMKTCPDSSEGDLSKLRAAVVSEPALAAVAREIGLGSHLLLGRGEEQTGGRDKDSLLADCLEALIASIYLDSGKDEAGAFILRFFEEGIRKNCTSGGAVEYKTRLQELCQERLKQLPEYRIVSETGPDHQKQFAVEVWINGRASGRGEGRSKKEAEQHAAKEALQLLGALR; this is encoded by the coding sequence ATGTCCCGCCTCCCGGAACTCCAGCAGCGCATCGCCTACCGGTTCAGGGACCCGGAGCTCCTCGAGCAGTCCCTGACGCACAAGTCCTACGCGAACGAGAACAGGGTCGCCAGCCACAATGAACGCATGGAGTTCCTCGGCGACTCCGTCCTGAACCTGGTCGTCAGCGAATACCTCATGAAGACCTGCCCCGACTCGAGCGAGGGCGACCTCTCGAAGCTCAGGGCCGCCGTGGTGAGCGAACCGGCCCTGGCCGCGGTCGCCCGCGAGATCGGCCTCGGCTCCCACCTCCTGCTCGGACGGGGTGAGGAGCAGACCGGCGGAAGGGACAAGGACTCGCTCCTCGCCGACTGCCTTGAAGCGCTCATTGCCTCCATCTACCTCGATTCGGGCAAGGACGAAGCCGGGGCCTTCATCCTCCGGTTCTTCGAGGAAGGCATCCGGAAGAACTGCACATCGGGCGGAGCCGTCGAGTACAAGACGAGGCTCCAGGAACTCTGCCAGGAGCGCCTCAAGCAGCTGCCCGAGTACCGCATCGTGTCGGAGACGGGCCCCGACCATCAGAAGCAGTTCGCCGTGGAAGTCTGGATCAACGGCCGGGCGAGCGGACGCGGCGAGGGCCGGAGCAAGAAGGAGGCCGAACAGCACGCGGCGAAGGAAGCACTCCAGCTGCTCGGTGCACTCCGGTAG